The Microbacterium luteum genome includes a region encoding these proteins:
- a CDS encoding ISL3 family transposase produces MHHPTFATPDLTTFCRLDELGLQAVGQLLEPDRAVLECRVVEDDPWCRKCGAEGVPRGTVTRPLAHEPFGHRPTTLLVRVRRYRCTHCRRTWRQDTSKAAAPRAKISRGGIAWALTAIVVDHLTVTRAAAGLGVSWHTANTAIIAEGKRRLIDDPARFAGVTTIGVDEHVWRHTRFGEKYVTVIIDLTPARNKTGPARLLDMVEGRSKQVFKQWLAARPKDWSKAIEVVAMDGFSGFKTAAAEELPDAVPVMDPFHVVRLAGDALDRTRQRVQQDTLGHRGHAGDPLYGVRRTLHTGASFLTEKQTARLDAVFAAEEHVEVEATWGIYQRIVAAYREPDKNKAKEMMRAVIDSVSNGVPALLKEVRRLGRTLKQRAADILAFFDRPGTSNGPTEAINGRLEHLRGSALGFRNLTHYVARSLLEAGGFRPLLHSHSR; encoded by the coding sequence TTGCACCACCCTACGTTCGCGACCCCTGACCTGACCACGTTCTGCCGTCTCGACGAGCTCGGCCTTCAAGCCGTCGGGCAGCTGCTTGAGCCTGATCGGGCGGTGCTGGAGTGCCGCGTCGTCGAGGACGACCCGTGGTGTCGGAAGTGCGGTGCGGAGGGCGTGCCGCGTGGCACGGTGACGCGGCCGCTGGCGCACGAGCCGTTCGGGCATCGGCCGACGACGCTGCTGGTCCGGGTGCGCCGCTACCGGTGCACGCACTGCCGCCGCACCTGGCGGCAGGACACGTCGAAGGCGGCAGCGCCGCGGGCGAAGATCTCCCGCGGCGGGATCGCGTGGGCACTCACCGCGATCGTCGTCGACCACCTCACCGTCACCCGCGCCGCAGCAGGGCTCGGGGTGTCCTGGCACACTGCGAACACCGCGATCATCGCCGAAGGCAAGCGTCGCCTGATCGACGACCCGGCGAGGTTCGCCGGGGTCACCACGATCGGTGTCGATGAGCACGTCTGGCGTCACACACGGTTTGGCGAGAAGTACGTGACGGTGATCATCGACCTCACCCCCGCGAGGAACAAGACGGGCCCGGCCAGGCTGCTGGACATGGTCGAGGGCCGCTCGAAGCAGGTGTTCAAGCAGTGGCTCGCCGCCCGACCCAAGGACTGGTCGAAGGCGATCGAGGTGGTCGCGATGGACGGGTTCAGCGGCTTCAAGACCGCCGCGGCCGAAGAGCTCCCCGACGCGGTCCCCGTGATGGACCCGTTCCACGTCGTCCGCCTCGCCGGCGACGCGCTCGACCGGACCCGGCAGCGCGTCCAGCAAGACACCCTCGGGCACCGCGGCCACGCCGGCGACCCGCTCTACGGGGTCCGCCGCACCCTCCACACCGGCGCGAGCTTCCTCACCGAGAAGCAGACCGCCCGCCTCGACGCGGTATTCGCCGCCGAGGAGCACGTCGAGGTCGAAGCGACCTGGGGCATCTACCAGCGCATCGTCGCCGCCTACCGCGAACCCGACAAGAACAAGGCGAAGGAGATGATGCGGGCGGTGATCGACTCTGTCAGCAACGGCGTCCCCGCGCTGCTCAAAGAGGTCCGTCGCCTCGGCCGCACGCTGAAGCAGCGCGCCGCGGACATCCTCGCGTTCTTCGACCGCCCCGGAACGAGCAACGGCCCAACGGAGGCCATCAACGGCCGGCTCGAGCACCTTCGCGGTTCCGCCCTCGGCTTCCGGAACCTCACGCACTACGTCGCCAGATCGCTCCTCGAAGCCGGCGGATTCAGACCGCTCCT
- a CDS encoding cellulase family glycosylhydrolase has protein sequence MSQRIPTRLRSRASALLAAVALVAGFGVVSAPASASESGWLHTDGARIVTEAGEAHTIRAVSWFGLETSNCAPHGLWTISLDEGLQTIAGLGFNAIRLPYANECLTASSTSSIDANANPDLVGLTPLQVMDAVIDRASAYGLDVILDRHRPTTSGQSSLWYTSEVDEQQWIDDWVMLAERYADDPTVIGADLHNEPHDSACWGCGDASVDWPAAATRAGNAVLAANPNLLIIVEGVGRDVDGSWTWWGGGLRGVADDPVVLEVADRVVYSPHDYPASVAWQNWFGASDYPDNLTSVWDTNWGYIQKQGIAPVLLGEFGTKLETDSDRLWFDEIIAYLDENDMSFAFWSFNPNSGDTGGIVADDWRTPEADKVAALAPLLAQSVGPVPTPTVSPSPSATPTPTPTPTPTPTLTPTSTPTPTPTLTPMPAPTPTVTPGPAALSGSLEPTSVWGQGYVANVVVTAASHQSGWTASWTSPTATGIVNAWGMDCSLAGSTITCDGAGWAASLSPGQTMTVGLQVAATSAPTVSSFTLAPHWSASPAERDSGGEGRLDEARGRGGAVGTLVGVAHLVGRQTDARVGEHVPHGVEEGRRARILP, from the coding sequence ATGTCACAGCGGATCCCCACGCGCCTGCGTTCTCGCGCAAGCGCCCTTCTGGCCGCGGTCGCCCTCGTCGCCGGGTTCGGCGTCGTCTCGGCGCCCGCATCCGCCTCCGAGTCCGGCTGGCTGCACACCGACGGTGCACGCATCGTCACCGAGGCGGGAGAGGCGCACACCATCCGTGCCGTGTCCTGGTTCGGTCTCGAAACGTCCAACTGTGCGCCGCACGGCCTGTGGACGATCTCACTCGATGAGGGGCTGCAGACCATCGCGGGGCTGGGATTCAACGCGATCCGCCTGCCCTACGCCAACGAGTGCCTCACCGCATCGAGCACATCCTCCATCGACGCGAACGCCAATCCCGACCTCGTGGGCCTCACGCCGTTGCAGGTGATGGACGCGGTCATCGACCGCGCAAGCGCGTACGGGCTCGATGTGATCCTCGATCGCCACCGTCCGACCACCTCGGGACAGTCCTCGCTCTGGTACACCTCGGAGGTCGACGAACAGCAGTGGATCGACGATTGGGTGATGCTCGCCGAGCGCTACGCCGACGATCCGACGGTGATCGGCGCCGATCTGCACAACGAGCCCCACGACAGCGCGTGCTGGGGATGCGGCGACGCGAGCGTCGACTGGCCGGCTGCGGCAACGCGAGCCGGCAACGCGGTGCTCGCCGCGAACCCGAACCTGCTCATCATCGTGGAGGGTGTCGGTCGCGACGTCGACGGGAGCTGGACGTGGTGGGGCGGGGGCCTGCGCGGTGTCGCCGATGACCCGGTGGTGCTCGAGGTCGCCGATCGCGTCGTCTACTCGCCGCACGATTACCCGGCGTCGGTCGCGTGGCAGAACTGGTTCGGTGCGTCGGACTACCCGGACAACCTCACCTCGGTGTGGGACACCAACTGGGGCTATATCCAGAAGCAGGGCATCGCGCCGGTGCTGCTCGGCGAGTTCGGGACCAAGCTCGAGACCGACAGCGACCGGCTGTGGTTCGACGAGATCATCGCCTACCTCGACGAGAACGACATGAGCTTCGCCTTCTGGTCGTTCAACCCCAATTCGGGCGACACCGGCGGCATCGTCGCCGACGACTGGCGCACCCCGGAAGCCGACAAGGTCGCCGCCCTCGCGCCGTTGCTGGCCCAAAGCGTCGGGCCGGTCCCGACGCCCACCGTCTCGCCCAGCCCGAGCGCCACGCCGACGCCGACGCCCACGCCGACCCCGACCCCGACCCTCACGCCGACGTCGACCCCCACGCCGACCCCGACCCTCACGCCGATGCCGGCCCCCACGCCCACGGTGACGCCGGGCCCGGCTGCGCTGTCGGGATCGCTCGAGCCCACCAGCGTCTGGGGACAGGGTTACGTCGCGAATGTCGTGGTCACCGCGGCGTCGCACCAATCCGGGTGGACGGCGTCGTGGACCTCGCCGACAGCGACGGGGATCGTCAACGCGTGGGGCATGGACTGCTCCCTCGCCGGCAGCACGATCACGTGCGACGGTGCGGGGTGGGCCGCATCCCTCTCGCCGGGTCAGACGATGACGGTGGGGCTGCAGGTGGCCGCCACGTCGGCGCCCACGGTGTCGTCGTTCACCCTCGCGCCGCACTGGTCCGCGTCTCCCGCGGAACGCGACTCAGGCGGCGAGGGCCGCCTCGATGAGGCGCGCGGTCGCGGCGGCGCCGTCGGCACCCTCGTAGGCGTCGCGCACCTCGTCGGCCGCCAGACCGATGCCCGGGTCGGCGAGCACGTGCCGCACGGCGTCGAGGAAGGCCGGCGTGCCCGCATCCTTCCGTGA
- a CDS encoding EamA family transporter, whose translation MSVRTGNATAVLLVITGLACQEIGASFAVLLFPEVGPLGMVMLRLVFSAVLLWIIARPALRGHTRDGWAAVVGFGVVLAVMNGLFYLALERLPLGVTVTIEVLGPLTLSIIASRRASAWLWAAIALMGVVALGGGGWERLDPIGVLFALGAAASWAFYILASARVGRGFPKLEGLTLAMTAGAVIALPFGIASAGEALLRPELLGLGAAVALLSSTIPYAFELVALRRLPAAAFAILMSLAPATAALAGFLLLGQLLSWLEVVGIGLVIVASIGAVQTAPRSEANPNEDAAAGEPAADGPHPPADPAQEPFTEPLA comes from the coding sequence GTGAGCGTGCGCACCGGCAACGCCACCGCGGTGCTGCTGGTGATCACCGGCCTCGCCTGTCAGGAGATCGGCGCATCGTTCGCGGTGCTGCTGTTCCCGGAGGTCGGCCCCCTCGGCATGGTGATGCTGCGGCTGGTGTTCTCCGCGGTGCTGCTCTGGATCATCGCCCGGCCGGCCCTGCGCGGACACACGCGCGACGGGTGGGCGGCGGTGGTCGGCTTCGGTGTCGTGCTCGCCGTGATGAACGGGCTGTTCTATCTCGCGCTGGAGCGGCTGCCACTCGGCGTGACGGTCACGATCGAGGTGCTGGGTCCGCTCACGCTGTCGATCATTGCGAGCCGTCGCGCATCCGCGTGGCTGTGGGCGGCGATCGCCCTCATGGGTGTGGTCGCGCTCGGCGGAGGCGGATGGGAGCGCCTCGATCCGATCGGCGTGCTCTTCGCCCTCGGGGCCGCCGCGAGCTGGGCGTTCTACATCCTCGCCTCGGCGCGCGTCGGGCGGGGATTCCCGAAGCTCGAGGGGCTGACCCTGGCGATGACCGCGGGAGCAGTGATCGCGCTGCCGTTCGGCATCGCATCGGCCGGCGAGGCGCTGCTGCGGCCGGAGCTGCTCGGTCTCGGTGCCGCCGTCGCGCTGCTGTCGTCGACGATCCCCTACGCCTTCGAGCTCGTGGCGCTGCGCCGTCTGCCCGCGGCGGCGTTCGCGATCCTCATGAGCCTTGCGCCCGCCACCGCGGCCCTCGCCGGGTTCCTCCTTCTCGGTCAGCTTCTGTCCTGGCTCGAGGTCGTCGGGATCGGACTCGTGATCGTCGCAAGTATCGGTGCGGTGCAGACCGCACCGCGGTCGGAGGCGAACCCGAACGAGGACGCCGCTGCCGGCGAGCCGGCCGCGGACGGGCCTCATCCCCCCGCCGACCCCGCGCAGGAGCCGTTCACCGAACCGCTCGCCTGA
- a CDS encoding serine hydrolase domain-containing protein, whose amino-acid sequence MAVAVALTASACSGGATVEIDVPAQVEGGFTDEIQQELQAAAEQAMAASGATGAIVGVWAPWSGSWVAGLGTTGPDGAAVSEDMTFRASRVTRAMTCDVLYVLDEKGTVSLDDSVTDYVTGVPDLEAVTLEMLCDGTSGVGSYEPYLKADWLEFPGREWDPAFLASFGLSDRSDAEPGATFRESDAGYVLLGQALENATRMSASDLIAEYVTEPLELTSTELPGAAPAEPGANPLPGYQSLRGEEGLNCAEPTDYTESSSSIGFTDSGVTSSIQDLGRYAQALATGALLPDDTERFDDAKPAYGDAPSWQTTAGGARITGSLIGQFGTTLGYSTAAFSDPDTGLTVALVLNNSAGGVAFPAYLAWELAAIASKAPAASGQEAPTAGLPWTAEQFHAQIADRAICPIPDAEG is encoded by the coding sequence ATGGCCGTTGCCGTCGCCCTGACCGCCTCGGCGTGCTCGGGCGGCGCCACCGTCGAGATCGACGTTCCCGCGCAGGTCGAGGGCGGGTTCACCGACGAGATCCAGCAGGAGCTGCAGGCGGCGGCCGAGCAGGCGATGGCGGCATCCGGTGCGACCGGCGCGATCGTCGGGGTCTGGGCACCGTGGAGCGGCTCGTGGGTGGCGGGTCTCGGAACGACCGGTCCGGACGGGGCCGCGGTGTCCGAGGATATGACCTTCCGTGCCAGTCGGGTGACCCGCGCGATGACGTGCGACGTGCTGTACGTGCTCGATGAGAAGGGCACGGTGTCCCTCGACGACAGCGTCACCGACTATGTCACCGGCGTGCCCGACCTCGAGGCCGTCACCCTGGAGATGCTGTGCGACGGCACATCGGGTGTCGGTTCGTACGAGCCCTACCTGAAAGCCGATTGGCTCGAGTTCCCCGGACGCGAGTGGGATCCCGCGTTCCTGGCCAGCTTCGGGCTATCCGATCGCAGCGATGCCGAGCCCGGCGCGACCTTCCGGGAGTCCGATGCCGGCTACGTTCTGCTCGGCCAGGCGCTGGAGAATGCGACGCGCATGTCGGCATCCGATCTCATCGCCGAGTACGTCACCGAGCCGCTCGAGCTGACCTCCACCGAGCTTCCGGGCGCGGCGCCCGCCGAGCCCGGTGCGAACCCGCTGCCCGGATACCAGTCGCTGCGGGGCGAAGAGGGTCTGAACTGCGCCGAACCGACCGACTACACGGAGTCGTCGTCGAGCATCGGGTTCACCGATTCCGGTGTGACCAGCTCGATTCAGGATCTCGGCCGCTACGCGCAGGCGCTCGCGACGGGTGCGCTGCTCCCCGATGACACGGAGCGCTTCGACGACGCCAAGCCGGCCTACGGTGATGCCCCGTCATGGCAGACGACGGCCGGGGGAGCCCGCATCACCGGCTCGCTCATCGGTCAGTTCGGCACGACCCTCGGCTATTCGACCGCGGCGTTCTCCGATCCCGACACCGGCCTGACCGTCGCCCTCGTGCTGAACAACTCCGCCGGCGGCGTGGCGTTCCCCGCATACCTCGCGTGGGAGCTCGCCGCGATCGCGTCGAAGGCGCCCGCTGCTTCCGGCCAGGAGGCACCGACCGCGGGGCTGCCGTGGACGGCGGAGCAGTTCCACGCGCAGATCGCCGATCGCGCGATCTGTCCGATACCCGACGCCGAAGGCTGA
- a CDS encoding DUF2470 domain-containing protein, with translation MTHVFDPDVQTAILRHMNGDHTDDNLLITRAFAPERDIAAATMTGFDGDGGVWEVTSAAGTVTEVRIPWPGGTISERPEVRREVVALYDEACRRLGVEPRPHA, from the coding sequence GTGACTCACGTTTTCGATCCCGACGTCCAGACCGCGATCCTCCGCCACATGAACGGCGATCACACCGACGACAACCTGCTCATCACCCGCGCGTTCGCTCCCGAGCGCGACATCGCCGCGGCCACGATGACCGGCTTCGACGGCGACGGCGGCGTGTGGGAGGTCACCTCCGCCGCGGGAACGGTCACCGAGGTGCGCATCCCGTGGCCGGGCGGCACGATCTCGGAACGCCCCGAGGTGCGTCGCGAGGTCGTCGCGCTGTATGACGAAGCGTGCCGCCGCCTCGGGGTCGAGCCCCGACCGCACGCCTGA
- a CDS encoding heme oxygenase (biliverdin-producing), whose translation MSEVISFSSALRERSSTAHASSEHAGFMADLVRGDGTRDDYIALTAQHWFIYQALEAAADRMRNDPVARVFISDKLTRLPALEADLEFLIGPDWREKIAPLPTTQRYVERINLVGTTWAGGFVAHHYTRYLGDLSGGQFIGRLMCRRFGFETNGVGFYLFEDIADPNAFKDVYREQLDAAPWDDAEKERVIDEVLVAYRFNTELFEDLARAKAAAIA comes from the coding sequence ATGAGCGAGGTCATCTCCTTCTCCAGCGCCCTGCGCGAGCGGTCCAGCACGGCCCATGCTTCGAGCGAGCACGCCGGCTTCATGGCCGACCTCGTGCGCGGCGACGGCACCCGCGACGATTACATCGCTCTCACGGCGCAGCACTGGTTCATCTACCAGGCGCTCGAAGCGGCCGCCGACCGCATGCGCAACGATCCGGTGGCGAGGGTCTTCATCAGCGACAAGCTGACGCGCCTTCCCGCTCTCGAGGCCGACCTCGAGTTCCTCATCGGACCCGACTGGCGCGAGAAGATCGCTCCGCTGCCGACCACGCAGCGCTACGTCGAGCGCATCAACCTCGTGGGCACCACGTGGGCCGGCGGCTTCGTCGCGCATCACTACACGCGCTACCTCGGCGACCTCTCCGGCGGCCAGTTCATCGGGCGGCTCATGTGCCGCCGATTCGGCTTCGAGACCAACGGCGTCGGCTTCTATCTCTTCGAAGACATCGCCGACCCGAACGCCTTCAAGGACGTCTACCGCGAGCAGCTCGACGCCGCACCGTGGGACGACGCCGAGAAGGAGCGCGTGATCGACGAGGTGCTGGTCGCCTACCGGTTCAACACCGAGCTGTTCGAGGACCTCGCCCGCGCCAAAGCCGCGGCGATCGCCTGA
- a CDS encoding ATP-dependent DNA helicase, with translation MTTRALSLEQESLFRLIEDTREHVFVTGRAGTGKSTLLQHLAWNTSKQIAVCAPTGVAALNVEGQTIHSLFRLPIGLIADSEIDQSDATRKILNAIDTLVIDEISMVNADLMDGIDRSLRQARGRRGEPFGGVQIVMFGDPYQLAPVPPRGDELRYIRDHYRSFWFFDAKVWVGDVGGDGIIDIGSHGAQLHVRELAEIHRQADPEFKAMLNAVRHGVVTADIAKILNDTGARTPPDPTADETPIITLATRNDIVNNINRRHLDALPGRSQTAAADINGDFGRGDAYPADAELKLKIGAQVMFLRNDTASFGEPPRWVNGTIGTVTRIAGENVRVEVDGEEFDVEPAVWERFRYAYDPASKSLTREIVAEFTQFPLRLAWAVTIHKSQGKTYDRAVIDLGSGAFAPGQTYVALSRLTSLDGLYLSRPLRPSDIRVDEDVRRFMREVRSAGAASPR, from the coding sequence GTGACCACGCGCGCCCTCTCCCTCGAGCAGGAGTCGCTCTTCCGTCTCATCGAGGACACCCGCGAGCACGTGTTCGTCACCGGTCGCGCCGGCACCGGGAAGTCCACGCTGCTGCAGCACCTGGCGTGGAACACGTCCAAGCAGATCGCGGTCTGCGCACCGACGGGCGTTGCGGCGCTGAACGTCGAGGGTCAGACCATTCACTCGCTCTTCCGGTTGCCGATCGGTCTCATCGCCGACAGCGAGATCGACCAGTCCGATGCCACGCGCAAGATCCTGAACGCCATCGACACCCTCGTCATCGACGAGATCTCGATGGTCAATGCCGACCTCATGGATGGCATCGACCGCTCGCTGCGGCAGGCGCGGGGGCGCCGTGGTGAGCCGTTCGGCGGCGTGCAGATCGTCATGTTCGGCGACCCGTATCAGCTCGCGCCGGTGCCTCCGCGCGGCGACGAGCTGCGCTACATCCGGGATCACTACCGGTCGTTCTGGTTCTTCGACGCCAAGGTGTGGGTCGGCGATGTCGGCGGCGACGGGATCATCGACATCGGATCGCACGGCGCGCAGCTGCACGTGCGCGAGCTCGCCGAGATCCACCGTCAGGCCGATCCGGAGTTCAAGGCGATGCTGAACGCGGTGCGCCACGGCGTCGTCACCGCCGACATCGCCAAGATCCTCAACGACACGGGCGCGCGGACGCCGCCGGACCCCACGGCCGACGAGACACCGATCATCACGCTCGCCACGCGCAACGACATCGTGAACAACATCAACCGACGGCACCTCGATGCCCTGCCGGGACGATCGCAGACCGCGGCGGCGGACATCAACGGCGATTTCGGGCGCGGCGACGCGTATCCGGCCGACGCCGAGCTGAAGCTCAAGATCGGTGCGCAGGTGATGTTCCTGCGGAACGACACGGCGTCGTTCGGCGAGCCGCCGCGCTGGGTCAACGGCACGATCGGCACGGTGACGCGTATCGCCGGCGAGAACGTGCGGGTCGAGGTCGACGGCGAGGAGTTCGACGTCGAACCGGCCGTGTGGGAGAGGTTCCGCTACGCCTACGATCCCGCGTCGAAGTCACTCACTCGCGAGATCGTGGCCGAGTTCACCCAGTTCCCGCTGCGGCTCGCGTGGGCGGTCACCATCCACAAGTCGCAGGGAAAGACGTACGACCGGGCCGTCATCGATCTCGGCTCGGGCGCCTTCGCGCCTGGCCAGACCTATGTCGCGCTGTCGCGACTGACGTCACTCGACGGGCTGTACCTGTCGCGCCCGCTGCGGCCGAGCGACATCCGGGTGGATGAGGACGTGCGGCGATTCATGCGCGAGGTGCGCTCGGCCGGTGCGGCGAGTCCGCGGTGA
- a CDS encoding DHA2 family efflux MFS transporter permease subunit encodes MTDHYRRRWVGLVFISVAVSLIIVDSTIVNVAVPSIVEDLGISSTEVQWVQEAYTLVFASLLLLFGSLADRFGRKRLMLVGVVVFAGSSVLAALAPTGELLILARLVQGVGGAMILPTTLSVINATFRGRERGIAFAVWGSTIGGMAAVGPLLGGWLTTDFSWRWAFGINIPLGIAVFIGIALAVAESKEARAKGIDVVGAVLSVLLFGGLVFGLIEGRTYGWWTSAEPFTLGGFTWPWTISPVPVAFVISALALVGFLSWGISRGRRGRSSLLEFSLFRIRSFSNGNIAALVIALGEFGLILSLPLWLQFVLGFDALQTGLVLLALAVGSFVASGIAGATSGRVDPIVIVRFGIAAEIVGVVAVAVVIAPDAVWGWLLPALFVYGIGVGLATAQLTGVILQDVPVDLSGQGSGTQSTSRQVGSALGIAILGTVLFTSTGGILSNSLDDAGVPEAQRDQIVSSVVDSAGAAIAVLDENDPSGVAAVAARAAFSDGTRLSALTAAGFLIVGLGATFALGRGARRAELVETDAGGARA; translated from the coding sequence ATGACCGATCACTACCGTCGGCGCTGGGTCGGCCTCGTCTTCATCAGCGTCGCGGTGTCGCTGATCATCGTCGATTCGACGATCGTCAACGTCGCCGTTCCCTCGATCGTCGAGGACCTCGGCATCTCGTCGACCGAGGTGCAGTGGGTGCAGGAGGCGTACACGCTGGTGTTCGCGTCGTTGCTGCTGCTGTTCGGCAGTCTCGCCGACCGCTTCGGACGCAAGCGCCTCATGCTCGTCGGGGTCGTCGTCTTCGCGGGTTCGTCCGTGCTGGCCGCGCTTGCGCCGACAGGTGAGCTGCTCATCCTCGCCCGCCTGGTGCAGGGCGTCGGCGGCGCCATGATCCTGCCGACGACCCTCTCGGTGATCAACGCCACCTTCCGCGGGCGCGAGCGGGGCATCGCGTTCGCGGTGTGGGGCTCGACGATCGGGGGCATGGCCGCCGTCGGGCCGCTTCTCGGCGGGTGGCTGACCACCGACTTCTCGTGGCGGTGGGCGTTCGGCATCAACATCCCGCTCGGGATCGCCGTGTTCATCGGAATCGCCCTCGCGGTGGCCGAATCGAAGGAGGCGCGCGCGAAGGGCATCGACGTGGTCGGTGCGGTGCTGTCGGTGCTGCTGTTCGGAGGACTCGTGTTCGGCCTCATCGAGGGCCGCACCTACGGCTGGTGGACCAGCGCCGAGCCGTTCACCCTCGGCGGCTTCACGTGGCCGTGGACGATCTCACCGGTGCCGGTCGCCTTCGTCATCTCCGCGCTCGCACTCGTCGGCTTCCTCTCGTGGGGGATCTCGCGCGGTCGCCGTGGGCGATCATCGCTGCTGGAGTTCTCGCTGTTCCGCATCCGATCGTTCTCGAACGGCAACATCGCCGCGCTGGTGATCGCGCTCGGCGAGTTCGGTCTCATCCTGTCGCTGCCGCTGTGGTTGCAGTTCGTGCTCGGCTTCGACGCCCTGCAGACCGGCCTGGTGCTGCTCGCGCTCGCCGTCGGTTCCTTCGTCGCCAGTGGCATCGCGGGGGCGACCAGCGGCCGCGTGGACCCGATCGTCATCGTGCGGTTCGGCATCGCCGCCGAGATCGTCGGCGTTGTGGCGGTCGCGGTCGTCATCGCTCCCGACGCGGTGTGGGGATGGCTGCTGCCGGCCCTGTTCGTCTACGGGATCGGGGTGGGCCTCGCGACCGCGCAGCTCACCGGCGTCATCCTGCAGGATGTTCCGGTCGACCTCTCCGGGCAGGGATCGGGCACGCAGTCGACCTCGCGCCAGGTCGGCTCGGCGCTCGGCATCGCCATCCTCGGCACGGTGCTGTTCACGTCCACCGGCGGCATCCTCTCGAACAGCCTCGACGATGCGGGCGTGCCCGAGGCGCAGCGGGATCAGATCGTCTCATCGGTCGTCGACAGCGCGGGTGCTGCCATCGCGGTGCTTGATGAGAACGATCCGTCCGGGGTGGCTGCGGTTGCCGCCAGAGCGGCGTTCTCCGACGGGACCCGGCTGTCGGCGCTCACCGCGGCAGGCTTCCTGATCGTCGGCCTCGGTGCCACGTTCGCGCTCGGCCGCGGCGCCCGGCGCGCCGAGCTCGTCGAGACCGACGCGGGCGGTGCCAGGGCCTGA